A stretch of DNA from Halioglobus japonicus:
AAGTTTGAGGGCAGATAACGTTCACAAAGCTGCCCTTCACATTGAAAAGGATCTTTAAAGCACACTGACTTTCTCATATACCTAGCGGTTAGGCTCAAAATTTACTATTTGAGGGATTTATGACTACTGATCTATGGATGCTTATCTTTACAGCTTTCATTGGCTTATTTATGCCTTTCATTTATGGAGCAGGCAGATCATTACAGCCAGGCGGTTTTAGTTGGAGTGCAGGAAACCGCGATACTGAGTTAGCTGTTCCACCTTGGACGCAACGTGCAGTTCAGGCTCACTCCAATCTCATGGAAAGCCTCACAGCATTTGCTATTTTAGTGATCGTGGCTCATATCTCAGGTAAAGCCAATGAGATGACCGCTCTTGGTTCGACTATTTTCTTTTGGAGCAGGGTTGTCTATGTAGCCGTCTATACGGCGGGTATCACCTATCTACGTACACTCGTTTGGTTTACATCTTGGGCGGGTGGCATCCTTATATTTATGCAACTTTTCAAATGAATGGGCAGCTCAGCCTACACTATGCCGATCCGGTGATGGAGAACGGTAATCAACACAAGGACTCGCTGAGGTTCTCGCTGGACCTGTGAATAGCTGACACAGTTACACAGGCGAGTAATAGTAAATAGTAGATGAGGCCCGCCATCGGTCGTAGCCGCTGAGACTCTAGCAACAAAAGGAGTGATATATGCCCCTTAACTTCAAAGAAGTCGATGGCGTCGAAATTAAGGCCAGGCACACAGCGAGTTGTCACTGCGGCGCTGTTGAAATTGAGCTGAGCCTACCTGACGGCCTGGTGGATGTGCGCCGCTGCGACTGCTCCCTGTGCCGCCGCCGGGGCGCTATCGCAGCCTCGGTGCCACTGTCGGGCATTAATATTCTTCGTGGCGAAGATGCGCTGACCCTGTATCAGTTCAATACCTGCACGGCGAAACATTATTTCTGCAGCCATTGCGGCATCTACACCCACCACCAGCGCAGATCAAACCCTGAGCAGTACGGGTTTAATGTGGCGTGCCTGGAAGGAATCAACCCTTTAAAGATCGAGGGAATCCCGACTTATGATGGTGTAAACCATCCGGCTGATCGGGAGTAGGGGCTTCTGGCTGGGATAAACAAAAAAGCCCCGTCATGACTGACGAGGCTTTTTCAAAATATGGTGCCCGGAGACAGAATCGAACTGCCGACACGGGGATTTTCAATCCCCTGCTCTACCAACTGAGCTATCCGGGCCAAGTCGCTATTCGCGAGAGGCGCGTATTAAACCTGTATGAATCCCCGGAGTCAAGGGTATTTCCGGGGCTTCTGGGCCTACTCTGAGGGGGGTACGTAACCCTCGGCCTTGTCGTAGTCCTCACCGGCAAAAAACTTGTCCATTTCCTGCTGCAGGTATTTGCGCGCTTCGGGGTCGACCAGTGACAAGTGCTTCTCATTAATCAGCATGGTCTGGTGTTCCTGCCAGTCCTGCCAGGCTTTCTTGGAGACGTTTTCGAAGATCTCCTGACCCTTGGGGCCGGGGTAGGGCGGCGCATTCAGGCCTTCCAGCTCTTCCTGGTACTTCTTGCAGAATACGGTGCGGGACATCGCTTACTCCTGGGCGGTCAATTGTTGCAGCAGCCCGACCACGGGTGCCGCGAGCCCGATCTGGGGCGGTTGGCGCACGTTATACCAGAGCTGCCGGTCTGCTTCCATGATTGCAGCCGGGCTGGCATCGAGTTGGACCAGTAGCGGCTCGATATCCAGGTGGTAGTGGCTGAAGGTATGCCGGAACACGGGCCACGGCTCGATAGATGCCGGTGCCAGGCCAGTGAGATCGAGCACGCTGGCTTCTGGCGTGAGGTCGGGGGATTCAGGGAAGCACCACAAGCCGCCCCATATCCCTGGTGAGGGCCTTTTTTCCAGCCACACATCGCCGCTGGCATTGCGCAGCATGAGAAAGCGGGTGGTGCGCACCGGGATGACTTTCCTGGGTTTCTTGCCCGGAAAATCTGTCTCACGGCCCAGGGCATGGGCCTCACATTCGGTCTGTAGCGGGCATTGCGGGCAGCTTGGCCGGGTGCGAGTGCAGAGCGTGGCGCCCAGGTCCATCATCGCCTGGGTGTAGTCGGCGCAGCGTTCGTGCGGTGTGTAGCGGTCGGCAATACGCCAGAGCTCATCGTGCACCGCCGTTTTGCCGGGCCAGCCGGCCACGGCCGCGTAGCGCGCCAGCACCCGTTTGACGTTGCCATCGAGAATGGTGGCCCGCTGGCCACTTGAAATGCTGAGAACCGCGCCGGCGGTGGAGCGGCCGATGCCGGGCAGGGCTTCCAGA
This window harbors:
- the mutY gene encoding A/G-specific adenine glycosylase gives rise to the protein MSTPEFAQKVLTWFDQHGRHDLPWQEDTTPYRVWVSETMLQQTQVKTVIPYFHRFMNAFPTVENLAAAEEDEVLHLWTGLGYYARARNLHKAARQVAQELDGVFPDSVEGLEALPGIGRSTAGAVLSISSGQRATILDGNVKRVLARYAAVAGWPGKTAVHDELWRIADRYTPHERCADYTQAMMDLGATLCTRTRPSCPQCPLQTECEAHALGRETDFPGKKPRKVIPVRTTRFLMLRNASGDVWLEKRPSPGIWGGLWCFPESPDLTPEASVLDLTGLAPASIEPWPVFRHTFSHYHLDIEPLLVQLDASPAAIMEADRQLWYNVRQPPQIGLAAPVVGLLQQLTAQE
- a CDS encoding MAPEG family protein gives rise to the protein MTTDLWMLIFTAFIGLFMPFIYGAGRSLQPGGFSWSAGNRDTELAVPPWTQRAVQAHSNLMESLTAFAILVIVAHISGKANEMTALGSTIFFWSRVVYVAVYTAGITYLRTLVWFTSWAGGILIFMQLFK
- a CDS encoding GFA family protein, translated to MPLNFKEVDGVEIKARHTASCHCGAVEIELSLPDGLVDVRRCDCSLCRRRGAIAASVPLSGINILRGEDALTLYQFNTCTAKHYFCSHCGIYTHHQRRSNPEQYGFNVACLEGINPLKIEGIPTYDGVNHPADRE
- a CDS encoding oxidative damage protection protein, translating into MSRTVFCKKYQEELEGLNAPPYPGPKGQEIFENVSKKAWQDWQEHQTMLINEKHLSLVDPEARKYLQQEMDKFFAGEDYDKAEGYVPPSE